From the Saccharomonospora marina XMU15 genome, the window CCACGCGGCCGGTCCGCCGACAGCGCGCCGCCCGGCTTCAACTCGCGCACCGTGAAGTACAGCCAGCCGAGCACGGCCATGGTGCCGAACGCCAGCCACTGCAACGCGTAGGAGAAGTACGGGCCCGCGTCCAGCTGCGGCAACGGCAGCGGACCGAGCACCCCGGGCTGGCCCTGCGCCAGTTGGAAGTAGCCTGGCCGGATGTCCAGCCCCGTCGCACGCGCGACGGTTCGGGAGTCCACCGCGTAGCTGTGCAGCCTGCCTCCGGTGGAATCGTCGGAGAAGGCCTGCCTGCCCTGCGGATCGGTCTCGTCCGCGCGCACGCGCGCCTCCACCCGCACCGTGCCACCCGGCGGTGCGGCGTACGGCGGGACTCTCGTGCGGTTGTCCGGACGCACGTAGCCGCGGTCGATGAGCACCATCTGCCCACCGGTGGTGCGCATCGGTGTCAGCACCTCGAAGGCGGGTTCGCCCTGCACCGTGCGCAGCCGCGCGATCACCTCCGCGTCAGGCAGGTAGGTGCCCTCGATGAACACCCTGCGCCACTCCGTTCCCTGGCCGGGAGCCTGCCCGTCGGGCAGTACCTGCGGCAGCGGGCGGGCCTGCTCGGTGAACGACGCCTGCACCGCGGCGTTACGGGTCTCCCGCTCGGCGTCACGGTGGAACTGCCACGGCGCGAGCAGGGTGTAGCAGGTGACGGCGAAAGCGAACACCACCAGCGTCAGTCCCAGCCAGCCCGGCTTGAGCAGCAACCTCCAGCGCACACTCCAACGGTATGCGCTGCCCCCCGCCACTCACAGCGCGGGGGACACGGGCGAGCCACGCCGGACTCAGCCCAGTGCGGTGCGGGCCGCCTCGATCGACTGGCGGGCGTAGCCCCCGCCGAACAGCACGGAGTGCACCAGCAACGGGAACAGTTGGTGCAGCGCCACCCGATCACGCCAGCCGTCGGCGAGCGGGGCGCCGAAGTCGCTCGCCGCCTCGACGTAGGCGTCCACGATGTGTTCCAGCAGTGGGGTGCCGAACAGCCGCAGCATCGCCAGGTCTGTCTCCCTGTGCCCACCGTGTGCGGCCGGGTCGATCAACCACGCGCTGCCGTCGGTTGCCCAGTGGACGTTGCCGCTCCAGGCGTCGCCGTGCAGCCGGGCGGGCGCCTCGGGCTCACCGGCCAGTTCCGGCAGCCGGGCACACAACCTGTCGAAGATCGCCGACTCCGTCGAGGTGAACAGCCCCTGATCGACACACTGCCGCACGTAGGGCTCGATGCGCTGGCGAGCGTAGAACGTGGGCCAGTCGTCGGTGGGTTCGTTGCGCATCCTCGCCATGCCGATCCACGCCTGCGTGGGGCCACCGGGCGGCGGCGCGCCGAACGCCGGAGCACCCCGCAGGTGCAGTGCGGCAAGGCCCCGGCCGAACTCGCGTGCGGCCCGCTCACTGGGCGCGCCGGGCGGAACGAACTCCATCACCAGCCAGTCGTCGTCGAAGCCGTGCACGGCGGGCACCGGCAGGTCACCCGGCTCGCCGAGCCAGCGCAGCCCCGCCGCTTCGGCCCGGTTGGCGTCCGCTCCCACGCCGCGCTTGGCGACGACCTGCCCGCCGCCTCGCAGCGTCACCACGACACTGCCGCCGCCGAGCGAGTAGGTGTGCCCCGCCTTGTCGGGCAGCAGGCGTTCGACGGCGGCCATCGCGTCGTGGGCGTTCATCGGTTCTTCCGTACCCAGTCCATCAGGCCGGAAACCGAACGCTCGATCATGGCGAGCACGTCGGCGAAACCGTCACCGGACCCGTAGTAGGGGTCGGGCACTTCCGCGCCCGGCGGTGCCGAGGGGTCGAAGCTACGCAGCAGCCGCACCCTGTCGGGTTCGGGTGCGAGCTCGCGCAGGTCGACGAGGTGGCCGCGGTCCGAGGCCAGCAGCAGGTCGGCCTGGAGATGCCGCGGCCCGACCTGTGCCGCCACGTGTTCGCTGTCGTACCCGGCCGCCTCGAGTGCCGCCCGTGCCCTCGGATCGGCGGGCTCACCCACGTGCCACGGGCCGATGCCCGCGCTGCTCACCCGAACCTCGTCAGCCAGGTTCTGCGCCCGCAGTCTGCCGCGGAACACGGCGGCAGCCATCGGCGAACGGCAGATGTTGCCCGTGCACACGAAGCAGACGTGCAGCGGGCGCCTCGGGACACCTCGGCTCATGCGGCCAGTGTCTCCCCGCGCCTGTCGCGGAACAGAGCCGGGGGGCCTGGCGGCTGATACGGAAGTGTTGGCCTAATGAGATCGACAACCACCTAGCCTCGGCGCCCCCGACCGTACTAAGCTCCCGATCTCGTCAACGGCCTGGGCTAGGCGTCGTCGTTGGCGGCCCAAACAGACGTCACAGGTACTTTGGGGGCTCCCATTTCCCTGTCCAATGTGAGGCGCGCCGTCCAAATGCGCTCGCCGATGAACCGGACCCTCCTCGTACTTCTCGTCTCCGTGCTGGTCGTGGGTGGGCTGTGGCTGTGGGTCACGCTCGCCACCTCGGCGTCGGATCGAGTGCTGGTCGGGGTGGTCGGTGGCGGCATCGCCGCGTTGCTGTGCGCGGCGACGGCCATCGCCGCCTACCGCTCGTCGCAACTCGACTCCTACAGAAGGCGTGCGGAGTCGCTGGAAGCCGACCTCGCCCAGTTGGTCGACGAGATGCTGCCCGCGGCCGTTCGCAGACTTCGCGACGGCGCGTCCGCCGACACCGTGATCTCCGAGTTGCCGAGGGCCAACCACGAGACGTACGACCGTATCCTGCGCACGCTGACCAAGGAGATCAGCGTCGGCGAGCGGCAGAAGGCCGCGGCGATGGCCGCCTGCGCCAACGCGGCGGGCCGCGTGCAGGCACTGGCCACCAGCATGCTCGCGGACCTGCGTGAGATGGAGGACCGGCACTCCGAAGAGGTGCTCGGTGATCTGCTCAAACTGGACCACAGCACCGCACAGGCGGGCAGGCTCGCCGACAGTATCGCGGTGCTGACCGGCGCAAGGTCCGGCAGGCGCTGGACCAAACCGATCGTCATGGAAAGCATCCTGCGCGGCGCGATGAGCCGGATCCGCGCGTACCAGCGGGTGCGGCTGCACTCCACGAGCACGGCAGCCATCGTCGGTTACGCCGCCGAGGACGTGATGCACGCCCTGGCCGAGCTGATGGACAACGCGACGCGGTTCTCCGCTCCGTCCGAAGAGGTGCACGTCTACGTCGAGGAACTGCACACCGGCATCGTCGTCACCATTGAGGACGGTGGACTCGGTATGAAGCCACAGGCGCTGGAGCGCGCCGAGCGCGCGGTCTCGGCCACCGAGCCGCTCGACCTCACCAAACTCTCCGGCACCCGGCTCGGGCTGGCGGTCGTCGGCTGCCTCGCCCGTAAACACCAGTTGCACGTCTTCTTCCGGCCTTCCTCCCGTGGCGGAACCGGAGTGGTGCTGCGCATCCCGAACCAACTGGTCACCCAACCACGCCAGGAGCCGTTGTCACACGTGTCCAGGTCGGTCTCGGTGACCTCGCCATCGTTGCCGTCGATGCCCTCGTTGCCTTCGGAGCAGGCGGCTTCCTCCTCGCAGCCGAGCTCGCAGGGCAACACCGCGACTGCCGTGCTCGACGACGAACCTCAGCAGCAGCAACCGCAGCAACAACAGCAGCGGACCCTGCCGAAGCGGCGCCGCGGGCAGACCCTCGCGGCAGCACCGCAGCCACCGGTGCCTTCGCGGGCGCAGCCCTCCCGGCCACGCACCGACGCGGGCGCGAGGTTCGGTGCGTTCCGCAAGGCCACGCGATCGAACAAACCGGACGGTGAACCCGCACCTGGTCAGGAACGCGATCCGCGGTGATCAGCCCGGTGTCCACATCCGACAGCAGCTAAGGAACCCTCATGAGCACGACGACGAACCAGAACCTGGAGTGGTTGCTGGAGAGCCTGGTGGAGAGCACACCGGGAGCCGAGCACGCTTTGGTGTTGTCGCGAGACGGGCTCAAGCTCTGCCACACGACTGAGCTGACCACGGACAGGGCCGACCAGCTCGCCGCGATCGCGGCCGGAGTGCAGGCGCTGGCGCAGAGCGCGTCGATGGAATTCGGTGACGGCACCGGAGGCGTGCGGCAGTCCATGACGGAGTTCCACGGAGGGCTGCTGTTCATCGTGGAAGCGGGTGAAGGTGCCCACCTGGCGGTGCTGGCCACCGAGGAGGCCGATGTCGGCCTCATCGGACACAAGATGGACGAACTGGTCGAGCAGATCGGCGCGTTCCTCACCTCGCCTCCCCGCCAGCCCGAGCAAAGCAACCAGCCGGCATGATCAGAGGCGCTGTAGACAGCGAAGACCCCGACCGGTTGTACACCCTCACCGGCGGGCGAAGCAGGGCGGAAGACACCGGGCTCGACCTCGTGACGCTCATCGTCAGCGAGTCCGACCCCACGACCGGGATGCAGTCCGAGCACGTCAAGATCCTGCGGATCTGCCGCTACCCAACGGCGGTGGTGGAGATCGCCTCCGAACTGGGGTTGCCTGTCAGCGTCGTGAAGATCCTGCTGTCCGACCTGCTCGACAGCGGCTACGTCACCGCTCGCCACCCGACCTCGCCTCGCGTCGGCGCCGAGCTCCCCGACCCCGCATTCCTGAAGAAGGTGCTCGTTGGACTCCACAATCTCTGAGCTCACCACCCGGACGCCGCTCATGAGCACGGCCGCGGACGGTCTGAAGATCGTCATCGTCGGCGGGTTCGGGGTCGGCAAGACCACCATGGTGCGCTCCGTCAGTGAGATTCGCCCGCTGAACACCGAAGAGACCATGACCCAGGCGGGGCTGGGCATCGACAGCAATCGCGGCGTCGCCGACAAGACCACCACCACCGTCGCGTTCGACTTCGGCCGCATCACTCTCAACGAGCAGATGGTGCTCTACCTGTTCGGCGCACCCGGCCAGGAGCGGTTCTGGTTTCTGTGGGACCGGCTGTTCGCGGGCACGCTCGGCGCCGTGGTGTTGGTGGACACCCGAAGGGTCGAGGACTCCTGGTATGCCATCGACCGGTTGGAGCACCACGGCACGCCGTTCATCGTGGCCCGCAACAACTTCCCGGGGGCGACACACGGCCTGGAGGAGTTGCGTGAGGCCCTGACGCTTTCCGACGACGTCCCGCTCATCGACTGTGACGCCCGCGAGCGCGAGTCTTCGAAGCAGGTCCTGATCACCCTGGTCGACCACCTCTACACGCTTTCGGCAGCCCGCGAACCTGTGCCGTGACCGACCTGGAATCCGCCCTGTCGAGTGCGGTTCAGCTGTACGGGCCAGGGTTCCAGCGCGACCCCGGCCCGCTGTACGCGCGGATCAGGCGGGAACACGGGCCCGTCGCACCGGTACTGCTCGATGGTGACGTTCCTGCCTGGTTCGTCACCGGATACCGAGAGGTGCACCAGGTGGCGAACGACCCGCAGCTGTTCGCCCGAGACACCCGGCGTTGGAACAGGTGGGACCGCGTACCGCAGGACTGGCCGCTGCTGCCCTACGTGGCGCACAACCCCTCGGTGATGTTCACCGAAGGTGCCGAACATGAGCGCAGGGCGGGAGCCATCGGTGACGCGCTCGGCGCTTTCGACCAGTTCGAACTGGCCAAACACTGCGAGAACGTCGCCGACTCGCTGATCGACAGCTTCGCGGGCAAAGGCGACGCCGACCTGATGACCGAGTACGCGCTGCGCATGCCGCTGACCGTGCTCGCCAAGGTGTACGGGATGCCGCGGGATCGAACGCCCGCCCTGGTGCGCGACATCATGCTGTCGCTGGACGCCGGTCCCGGCGCGCTGCAGGCCTACGCTCGCGTGCAGCGGGCCATGACCGAGTTGCTCGACGACAAACGCCGCGAGCCGGGCCCGGACGTACCGAGCACGTTGCTGGCGCACCCTGCCGGGCTCGTCGACGACGAGATCGTGCTGGACCTGCTGGTCGTCGCCTCGGCCGCACAGCAACCGACCGCCAACTGGATCGGGAACACGATCCGGCTGATGCTCACCGACGAGCGCGTCGCCGTGACCCTCGTCGGCAGGCGGGAAAGCGTCGGCCAGGCACTGAACGAGGTGCTGTGGCACGACACTCCCACGCAGAACTTCATCGGCCGCTTCGCCACCCGCGACACCTACCTCGGCGGTAGGCGCATCCGCGCGGGCGACCTGCTCGTGCTGGGGCTGGCCGCCGCCAACGCCGATCCCGACGTGCGGCTGGCGGCGCCCGACTCCGGCGGAAACCATGCCCACCTTTCGTTCGGTCACGGCGAGCACGGCTGCCCCTACCCGGCACCGGAAATCGCCGAGACCATCGCGAGAACGGCAGTCGAGGTGCTGCTCGACCGGCTGCCCGATCTCGCACTCGCGGTTGCCCCGGAGAGTCTGCAGTGGCAGCCCTCGGTATGGATGCGGGGACTGACCAGCCTGCCTGTCGCCTTCAGCCCGGCGTACGTCGCGCTCGCGGCGGAGTGAAACGCACCGGCAGCGCAGCAGGGCCCCGCGTGAACACACCTTCCTCCACGACCGCGGCGCCCTCGGCCTGCCGCATGTCGGGCATCGCGTCCAGCAACTGGTCCAGGCCCACCTCGACCTCCGCCTTGGCCAGCAGCGCGCCGACGCAGAAGTGCCTGCCCGGTGCGAACGACACGTGCTGGGCGGCCGCGGTGAACGCCGTGTCGGTGGGAAGGTCGTCACGGAAGATGTCGAATCGATCCGGGTGGGCGAAGCGAGCCGGGTCCCGGTTGGCCGCGCCGATGAGGCAGGTCAGCGTGCTTGCGGCCGGGACGACACCGCCACTGAGCCGCACGTCCTCCGCAGGCTGCCGCATGATCATGTGCACCGGGGGCGAGTAGCGAAGGGTTTCGGCGAAGGCGCGGGGAATCAGGCCTCGGTCCTCGCGCACCGCGCGTAACTGTTCGGGGTGTTCCAACAGGTTCTTCACGATGCCTGCGATCGCCTTGTCGGTGGTCTCGCCGCCCGCGGCGAGCAGTAGGCTCACGAACGCCTTGATGTCCTCGTCGCTCATCCGGGTGCCGTCGACCTCGGCGGCGCACAACTGGGAAAGCAGGTCATCGCCCAGGTCGTGCCTGCGCTGCTCGATGATCGGGATCAGGTACTCGGACAGCTCTTCGCGGGTGCGCAGCCCCGCGGCCGCGACCTCGGGATCCTGGCTGAGGTTGCCGAGGAACGCGATGATCGAGGTGTACCAGCGTTGGAATCTGTCGTGGTCGGCGCGGTCCAGCCCCAGCATGTCCACGATCACCCTGATGGGGAAGTGCCTGGCGAAATCGTGCACGATGTCGGCGCTTCCGGTGTCGCGGAAGGCATCGATGAGTTCCCGCGCGTTGCGTTCGATCACGGGCAGGAACTTCTGCCGCAGTTCCTGACCTCGGAAGGCGGGAGCGACCAGCGCCCGGCGAACGGAGTGCTCGCGACCGCTCATCTGCAGGATCGTCCTGCCGTGCACCGGTTCGAGCTGCCAGCTGTAGTTGTCGGTTGTGAAGACGGGCTCTTTGAAGGCGCGCGCCACGTCCTCGTAGCGGCAGACGATGTAGCTCTGCGTCGGTTCGTGCCAGAGCAGCGGCGAGCTGTCCAGCATGACCCGGTATGCCGAGTAGGGGTCAGCTGCGAACTCGGCCGAGAGGATGTCGGGAGGTTCGCTTGCCGCGGTCATGGTTCTCCTCGGTGAGCGAGCGGTGACCCTAGGAGACTAGCGATCTTCACCCCTTCGTATGGTCTGCCGCCGGGCAAGTTCAGACGGTTGGACTAGAGCCAACAGCGTGCGTGGGAGGATCGGGTCATGACTCGCACGGTCTCGGATGTGATCGCCGCGCTCGACGCCGCCTACCCCCGCGAGCTCGCCGAGCCGTGGGACGCGGTGGGGCTGGTCTGCGGAGACCCGGCCGAGCCGGTGGAGCGGGTACTGGTGTGCGTGGACCCCGTCACCGCCACCGTCGACGAGGCGGTGGAGACCGGAGCGGGGCTGATCGTCGCCCATCACCCGTTGCTGCTGCGCGGGGTGCACGGAGTCGGCACCGACACGACGAAGGGTTCACTCGTCCACCGCATGATCCGCTCGGGCATCGCACTGTTCTGTGCGCACACCAACGCCGACTCCGCCGATCCCGGCGTGTCGGATGCGCTTGCGAGTGCGCTCGGACTGAAGGTGCTGGCCCCGCTGGCGCCGCACCAGGTCGGCGGCACCACCGGGATCGGCAGGATCGGCGAACTCGCCGCCGCTGAACCGTTCGGCGACTTCGTCCGCAGGGTCGCCGCCGCGCTGCCCTCGACCGTCCCTGGCGTGTACGGGGCGGGCGACCCGCATCGTCCGATCAGGACCGTCGCCGTGTCCGGCGGTTCGGGCGACTCCTACCTGGACGCGGCCTGCGCGGCCGGTGTGGACGCCTACGTCACCGCCGACCTGCGACACCACCCCGCGGGCGAGCAGCTGGAGGCAGGAGGGCCCGCGCTGGTCGGAGTGACCCACTGGGCGAGCGAATGGCCGTGGTGCGGGCAAGCCGCCGAGGTCGTGCGAGCAGCGGGTAACGTCGAGGTTCACGTCTCGACGCGATGCACCGACCCGTGGAGCCTGCGAGCGTGACAACGAACGGAGCGATTCAGTGAAGGCAGACCCTTCCGTGCAGCGCCAACTGCTCGACCTCGCCAAGGTCGACGCCGAGCTGTCCCGGATCGCACACCGCCGCCGCACCCTGCCGGAACTGGCCGAGATCGAGGAGATCGAGAAGCGGCTACGCGACCGCCGCGACGCGCTGGTGGGCGTTCGCACCTCGGTTTCCGACCTCGAACGTGACGTGGCGAGGCAGGAACGGGAGGTCGATTCGGTCCGGGCCAGGGCCGAACGGGACCGCTCGATGCTGGCGTCCGGATCGGTCGCCGCCAAGCAGCTCACCGACCTCGAGCACGAGCTGGATTCGCTCGCTCGCAGGCAGTCCGCGCTCGAGGACGACCTGCTGGAGACCATGGAGCGCAAGGAAGCGCTCGAACTGGACGCGCAGCGGACCTCGGCCGAGGTGGACAAGGCCGAGCAGGAACTGCGGGCCGCAAGCGGCCGTAGGGACGAAGCTCTCGCCGACCTCGACACCACACAGGCCCGCCGCGAGCAGGACAGGGAACGGCTCGTTCCACGCATCCCGGAGAATCTGCTGGCACTGTACGAGCGGGTACGGCAACACAAGGGCATCGGCGCGGCTCTGCTGCGCGCACGCCGCTGCGGGGCGTGCCAGCTCGAACTGGACAGGGCCGCGATCGCCGAGATCAAGGCCGCACCGGAGGACGAGGTCGTGCAGTGTGAGAACTGCGGCGCCATCCTGGTGCGCACGCTGGAGTCGGGGCTGTGAGTCGACACGTCATCGTCGAGGCCGACGGCGGCTCGCGTGGCAATCCCGGGCCCGCCGGGTACGGCGCCGTGGTGAAGGACGCCCGCAGTGGGGAAGTGCTTGCCGAGCGCCAGGAGGGGCTCGGCGTGGCGACCAACAACGTCGCCGAGTACCGCGCCCTGATCGCGGGGCTGGAGGCCGCGGCGCGGACGGGTGCCACCGCGGTCGACGTCAAGATGGACTCCAAGCTCGTTGTCGAGCAGATGTCGGGGCGGTGGAAGATCAAGCACGCCGCGCTGCAACCGCTGGCGTTGCGAGCACGGGACCTGGCGGCGGGCTTCGACCGGGTGACCTACGAGTGGATCCCACGCTCCCGCAACGCGCACGCCGACCGGTTGGCCAACGAGGCCATGGACACCCAGGCGAACGGTGGAGCCGCGGGCGGCGGCAACGGAACCGAACGAGCTGAGGCGAGCGAAGGTGACCCGCAGCCGCGCAGGCCCGCTTCACCGACCGCATGGACCGGTGCCAAGGGCAAGCCGACCAGGTTGCTGCTGCTGCGGCACGGGCAGACGGAGCTTTCGGTGGATCGGCGCTACTCCGGCCGCGGCGACGTCGCGCTGACCGAAGTCGGGCTTGCGCAGGCCGAGGCGGCGGCCAAGCGGCTGGCCACGATGGAAGGGTTGGGCGTGCTCGCGGGTGAGGCGGGCGCGCTCCCGAGCGAGCTGCCGATCGTCACCTCGCCGCTGACACGTGCCCGGCAGACCGCGGAAGCGGTGGCGAGCGCGCTCGGCGGGCGGGTGGAGACCCACACCGGGCTGCTGGAGACCGACTTCGGGGAGTGGGAGGGCCTGACGTTCGGCGAGGCGGCCGCCCGCGACCCCGAGGTGCACCGGCGATGGCTGGCCGACACGTCGGTGCACCCGCCCGGCGGCGAGAGCTTCGACGAGGTGCACCGCAGGGTGGATGCGGCCCGTGAGGAACTGTTCGAACGTTACGAGGGTCGCACCATGGTGCTCGTCAGCCACGTGACACCGATCAAGTCGCTGCTGCGCATGGGTCTCGATGCGGGACCATCGTTGCTGTTCAGGCTGCATCTGGACCTTGCTTCGCTTTCGGTCGTCGACTTCTACGGCGACGGCAACGCTTCGGTGCGCCTTGTCAACGACGTCTCACACCTGAGCTGACCTTCGAAGGGTCGCGAGGCGGGTGCCACCTCGCCGCAGACCCATCGGCGGTGGGTAAACTGGATGAGGACGAGTTGGCAGGGCGGTCGCGGTTGTCGCGAACAGCGATGATCGAGGAAAGTCCGGACTCCGCAGGGCAGGGTGGTTGCTAACGGCAACCCGGGGTGACCCGCGGGAAAGTGCCACAGAAAGCAAACCGCCTGGTCACCAGACCAGGTAAGGGTGAAACGGTGGTGTAAGAGACCACCAGCGTCCCGGGTGACCGGGGCGGCTCGGTAAACCCCACCCGGAGCAAGGCCAAGAGGGAGCGATACCGCTCCTGCGCAGGCGATTGAGGGCTGCCCGTCCGAGGCCTGCGGGTAGGCCGCTCGAGCCTGCCGGCGACGGCAGGCCCAGATGGATGGCCGCCCAACCCGGCCGCCCAAGGGCGGTCGGGGGGACAGAATCCGGCTTACATGCCAACTCGTCCACCTGCGCTCGCGGTGAGCGGCCGATCAATCGGCTGCCTTTCGAACGGCTTCGTGGTACCCACTTCTCATGTCTGCGCGAGTGCTCGCCGTGGCGATCGACTGTGCCCACCCGGTTCGGTTGGCGCAGTTTTGGAGGTCCGCGCTCGGCTACCCACCACCACGCCGGTGGCAGGACTCCGATGGCCTTGAGTACATCCAGTTGGACGGTGATCCGCCGTTGCTGTTTCAGCCGGTTCCGGAACCGAAGTCGGGCAAGAACCGGCTGCACCTCGACATCGCACCGGTTTCAGGCGGCCAGTACGCGGAGGTGGAGCGGCTCGTCGGGCTGGGCGCGGTGGTCCTTTCCGACGAAGAACGGCATCCGTGGGTGGTGCTGGCGGACCCGGAAGGCAACGAGTTCTGTGTGCTGCCCGCCCGGTAGCACCTCCCGGCGACTCTGCCGTACCGGTTCCCGCTTCGACCGCACGTTCCCACCGCCTCGCGGGTTCGCTACGTTGTGTGCCGAGCAGTGCACGCCCGGATCGAAGCGGTGGGAGCAGACCAATGGCGAACATGGAAAAGGCGGCGGCCCCGAGTTCCGTGCCGGTGGGGGTCGACCCGAACCGCGCCAGTATCGCCCGCGTCTACGACGCCGCACTCGGCGGCAAGGACAACTACGAGATCGATCGTCAGGTGCTCGACGCCATCAAACGTGCCGTGCCCGAAGTGCGCGACATGGCCTGGGCCAACCGTAATTTCCTGATCAGGGCGGTGCGGTTCCTCTCCGACCACGTCGGCATCAAACAGTTCATCGACTGTGGCTCCGGACTACCCACAGCAGAAAACACCCACCAGGTCGCGCAACGGATCGACGAAGAGACTCGCGTGGTGTATGTCGACAACGACCCGGTCGTGCTCGCCCACGGCAACGCGCTTCTGGTCGACAACGACCGCACCTGGATCGCCGACGCCGACATCTACCAGCCGCGGCAGGTGTT encodes:
- a CDS encoding SURF1 family cytochrome oxidase biogenesis protein — protein: MRWRLLLKPGWLGLTLVVFAFAVTCYTLLAPWQFHRDAERETRNAAVQASFTEQARPLPQVLPDGQAPGQGTEWRRVFIEGTYLPDAEVIARLRTVQGEPAFEVLTPMRTTGGQMVLIDRGYVRPDNRTRVPPYAAPPGGTVRVEARVRADETDPQGRQAFSDDSTGGRLHSYAVDSRTVARATGLDIRPGYFQLAQGQPGVLGPLPLPQLDAGPYFSYALQWLAFGTMAVLGWLYFTVRELKPGGALSADRPRGERRKSVAELLAEDEDDEDAENDAEHTDGGDGSAAVAPSRPGGTGR
- a CDS encoding fructosamine kinase family protein; this translates as MNAHDAMAAVERLLPDKAGHTYSLGGGSVVVTLRGGGQVVAKRGVGADANRAEAAGLRWLGEPGDLPVPAVHGFDDDWLVMEFVPPGAPSERAAREFGRGLAALHLRGAPAFGAPPPGGPTQAWIGMARMRNEPTDDWPTFYARQRIEPYVRQCVDQGLFTSTESAIFDRLCARLPELAGEPEAPARLHGDAWSGNVHWATDGSAWLIDPAAHGGHRETDLAMLRLFGTPLLEHIVDAYVEAASDFGAPLADGWRDRVALHQLFPLLVHSVLFGGGYARQSIEAARTALG
- a CDS encoding low molecular weight protein-tyrosine-phosphatase; this encodes MSRGVPRRPLHVCFVCTGNICRSPMAAAVFRGRLRAQNLADEVRVSSAGIGPWHVGEPADPRARAALEAAGYDSEHVAAQVGPRHLQADLLLASDRGHLVDLRELAPEPDRVRLLRSFDPSAPPGAEVPDPYYGSGDGFADVLAMIERSVSGLMDWVRKNR
- a CDS encoding sensor histidine kinase — its product is MNRTLLVLLVSVLVVGGLWLWVTLATSASDRVLVGVVGGGIAALLCAATAIAAYRSSQLDSYRRRAESLEADLAQLVDEMLPAAVRRLRDGASADTVISELPRANHETYDRILRTLTKEISVGERQKAAAMAACANAAGRVQALATSMLADLREMEDRHSEEVLGDLLKLDHSTAQAGRLADSIAVLTGARSGRRWTKPIVMESILRGAMSRIRAYQRVRLHSTSTAAIVGYAAEDVMHALAELMDNATRFSAPSEEVHVYVEELHTGIVVTIEDGGLGMKPQALERAERAVSATEPLDLTKLSGTRLGLAVVGCLARKHQLHVFFRPSSRGGTGVVLRIPNQLVTQPRQEPLSHVSRSVSVTSPSLPSMPSLPSEQAASSSQPSSQGNTATAVLDDEPQQQQPQQQQQRTLPKRRRGQTLAAAPQPPVPSRAQPSRPRTDAGARFGAFRKATRSNKPDGEPAPGQERDPR
- a CDS encoding roadblock/LC7 domain-containing protein, with amino-acid sequence MSTTTNQNLEWLLESLVESTPGAEHALVLSRDGLKLCHTTELTTDRADQLAAIAAGVQALAQSASMEFGDGTGGVRQSMTEFHGGLLFIVEAGEGAHLAVLATEEADVGLIGHKMDELVEQIGAFLTSPPRQPEQSNQPA
- a CDS encoding DUF742 domain-containing protein; the protein is MIRGAVDSEDPDRLYTLTGGRSRAEDTGLDLVTLIVSESDPTTGMQSEHVKILRICRYPTAVVEIASELGLPVSVVKILLSDLLDSGYVTARHPTSPRVGAELPDPAFLKKVLVGLHNL
- a CDS encoding GTP-binding protein; protein product: MSTAADGLKIVIVGGFGVGKTTMVRSVSEIRPLNTEETMTQAGLGIDSNRGVADKTTTTVAFDFGRITLNEQMVLYLFGAPGQERFWFLWDRLFAGTLGAVVLVDTRRVEDSWYAIDRLEHHGTPFIVARNNFPGATHGLEELREALTLSDDVPLIDCDARERESSKQVLITLVDHLYTLSAAREPVP
- a CDS encoding cytochrome P450: MTDLESALSSAVQLYGPGFQRDPGPLYARIRREHGPVAPVLLDGDVPAWFVTGYREVHQVANDPQLFARDTRRWNRWDRVPQDWPLLPYVAHNPSVMFTEGAEHERRAGAIGDALGAFDQFELAKHCENVADSLIDSFAGKGDADLMTEYALRMPLTVLAKVYGMPRDRTPALVRDIMLSLDAGPGALQAYARVQRAMTELLDDKRREPGPDVPSTLLAHPAGLVDDEIVLDLLVVASAAQQPTANWIGNTIRLMLTDERVAVTLVGRRESVGQALNEVLWHDTPTQNFIGRFATRDTYLGGRRIRAGDLLVLGLAAANADPDVRLAAPDSGGNHAHLSFGHGEHGCPYPAPEIAETIARTAVEVLLDRLPDLALAVAPESLQWQPSVWMRGLTSLPVAFSPAYVALAAE
- a CDS encoding cytochrome P450; translated protein: MTAASEPPDILSAEFAADPYSAYRVMLDSSPLLWHEPTQSYIVCRYEDVARAFKEPVFTTDNYSWQLEPVHGRTILQMSGREHSVRRALVAPAFRGQELRQKFLPVIERNARELIDAFRDTGSADIVHDFARHFPIRVIVDMLGLDRADHDRFQRWYTSIIAFLGNLSQDPEVAAAGLRTREELSEYLIPIIEQRRHDLGDDLLSQLCAAEVDGTRMSDEDIKAFVSLLLAAGGETTDKAIAGIVKNLLEHPEQLRAVREDRGLIPRAFAETLRYSPPVHMIMRQPAEDVRLSGGVVPAASTLTCLIGAANRDPARFAHPDRFDIFRDDLPTDTAFTAAAQHVSFAPGRHFCVGALLAKAEVEVGLDQLLDAMPDMRQAEGAAVVEEGVFTRGPAALPVRFTPPRARRTPG
- a CDS encoding Nif3-like dinuclear metal center hexameric protein; translated protein: MTRTVSDVIAALDAAYPRELAEPWDAVGLVCGDPAEPVERVLVCVDPVTATVDEAVETGAGLIVAHHPLLLRGVHGVGTDTTKGSLVHRMIRSGIALFCAHTNADSADPGVSDALASALGLKVLAPLAPHQVGGTTGIGRIGELAAAEPFGDFVRRVAAALPSTVPGVYGAGDPHRPIRTVAVSGGSGDSYLDAACAAGVDAYVTADLRHHPAGEQLEAGGPALVGVTHWASEWPWCGQAAEVVRAAGNVEVHVSTRCTDPWSLRA
- a CDS encoding zinc ribbon domain-containing protein is translated as MKADPSVQRQLLDLAKVDAELSRIAHRRRTLPELAEIEEIEKRLRDRRDALVGVRTSVSDLERDVARQEREVDSVRARAERDRSMLASGSVAAKQLTDLEHELDSLARRQSALEDDLLETMERKEALELDAQRTSAEVDKAEQELRAASGRRDEALADLDTTQARREQDRERLVPRIPENLLALYERVRQHKGIGAALLRARRCGACQLELDRAAIAEIKAAPEDEVVQCENCGAILVRTLESGL